Proteins encoded within one genomic window of Theobroma cacao cultivar B97-61/B2 chromosome 7, Criollo_cocoa_genome_V2, whole genome shotgun sequence:
- the LOC18594929 gene encoding DCN1-like protein 1, with the protein MHKLGRGHRDKVQQFMTITGASEKIALQALKASDWHLEGAFDVFYSQPQIKSYTDTRHLEELYNRYKDPYTDMILADGITLLCNDLQVDPQDIVMLVVSWHMKASTMCEYSKQEFFIGLQALGIDSLEKFRERISFMRSELKDEQKFREIYNFAFGWAKEKGQKSLALDTAIGMWQLLFAEKQWPLVDHWCQFLQARHNKAISRDTWSQLLEFARTVDPALSNYDAEGAWPYLIDEFVEYLNENGIIQNSQLTDWSQKR; encoded by the exons TGAGAAAATTGCTCTTCAAGCTTTGAAGGCCAGTGATTGGCATCTTGAAGGAGCTTTTGATGTGTTCTACAGCCAGCCTCAGATTAAAAGTTACACTGATACTAGACATTTGGAAGAGCTTTATAACAGATATAAAG ATCCCTATACTGATATGATACTGGCTGATGGTATCACTCTCCTATGCAATGACCTCCAG GTGGATCCTCAAGATATTGTTATG TTAGTTGTTTCATGGCACATGAAGGCTTCTACCATGTGTGAATATTCCAAGCAAGAGTTCTTCATTGGGTTGCAGGCACTGGG GATAGATTCTTTGGAGAAGTTTCGTGAGAGGATATCATTCATGCGTTCTGAGCTGAAAGATGAAC AAAAGTTTCGTGAGATATATAACTTTGCATTTGGCTGGGCGAAAGAAAAG GGTCAGAAATCTTTAGCATTGGATACTGCAATTGGTATGTGGCAATTGCTGTTTGCTGAGAAGCAATGGCCACTGGTTGACCATTGGTGCCAGTTCTTACAG GCTCGACATAACAAAGCAATCTCTAGGGACACGTGGTCTCAACTTTTGGAGTTTGCTAGG ACAGTAGACCCTGCACTATCAAACTACGATGCTGAAGGTGCTTGGCCTTATCTTATAGATGAGTTTGTGGAATACTTGAACGAGAATGGCATCATTCAGAATAGCCAGTTGACTGATTGGAGCCAAAAACGATGA